One genomic segment of Ferrimonas sp. YFM includes these proteins:
- a CDS encoding CpaF family protein, whose protein sequence is MDATQNDNDISKKLLTEQENIIKRELHDRLMQLLDVSRLEAVSEVEARQQIAKICNEILYENPRPINLSSREKIIKQINDEVMGLGPLETLLEDPTISDILINNFNHIFVERFGKLEQVPMQFNDDQHLLNTIDKIVSGVGRRVDESSPMVDARLKDGSRVNAIIPPLALDGPSMSIRRFTVDKLTAEQLVHFGSMTQAMSDVLNAVVMGKLNVLVSGGTGSGKTTLLNILSGYIPSDERIITIEDSAELQLQQPHIVRLETRPSNLEGRGEVTQRDLVKNSLRMRPDRIVVGEVRGAEAMDMLTAMNTGHEGSLTTLHANSARDALSRLENMVCMAGFDVPVKNIRTQIASAIDMVVQLERQEDGKRRVVSITEINGMEGEVITMSEIFGFQRQGRNEDGQILGQYRASGVIPNFHDQLAKKGIILPFELFGVDNNMDIL, encoded by the coding sequence ATGGATGCCACTCAAAACGATAATGACATCAGTAAGAAGCTGCTGACAGAGCAGGAAAACATCATTAAGAGGGAGTTGCACGATCGCCTGATGCAGCTGCTGGACGTCTCCCGGCTGGAGGCGGTGTCCGAGGTGGAAGCCAGGCAGCAGATCGCCAAGATCTGCAACGAGATCCTCTATGAGAACCCACGCCCGATCAATCTCAGCTCCAGAGAGAAGATCATCAAGCAGATCAATGATGAAGTCATGGGACTGGGACCACTGGAGACCCTGTTGGAAGACCCCACCATCTCCGACATCCTGATCAACAACTTCAACCACATCTTCGTGGAGCGCTTCGGTAAGCTGGAGCAGGTGCCCATGCAGTTCAACGATGACCAGCACCTGCTCAACACCATCGACAAGATCGTCTCCGGCGTCGGCCGCCGGGTGGATGAGTCCAGCCCCATGGTGGATGCCCGTCTCAAAGACGGCAGCCGGGTCAACGCCATCATCCCCCCCCTGGCCCTGGACGGTCCCAGCATGTCCATCCGCCGCTTCACCGTGGACAAACTGACCGCGGAGCAGCTGGTGCATTTTGGCTCCATGACCCAGGCGATGTCCGACGTGCTCAATGCCGTGGTCATGGGCAAGCTCAATGTTCTGGTCTCCGGGGGAACCGGCAGTGGTAAAACCACCCTGCTCAACATCCTCTCCGGCTACATCCCCTCCGATGAGCGGATCATCACCATCGAGGACTCCGCAGAACTGCAGTTGCAGCAGCCCCACATTGTCCGGCTGGAAACCCGCCCCTCCAACCTGGAAGGGCGAGGCGAAGTCACCCAGAGGGATCTGGTGAAAAACTCCCTGCGGATGCGGCCGGACCGCATCGTTGTGGGTGAGGTTCGTGGCGCCGAAGCCATGGACATGCTCACCGCCATGAACACCGGCCACGAAGGCTCATTGACCACACTTCACGCCAACTCGGCCAGGGACGCCCTCAGCCGTCTGGAAAACATGGTGTGCATGGCCGGCTTTGATGTACCGGTGAAGAACATCCGTACTCAGATCGCCTCCGCCATCGACATGGTGGTTCAGTTGGAGCGCCAGGAGGATGGCAAGCGGCGGGTGGTGTCCATCACCGAGATCAACGGCATGGAGGGTGAGGTGATCACCATGTCTGAGATCTTCGGCTTCCAGCGCCAGGGCAGAAACGAGGATGGGCAGATCCTGGGCCAGTACCGCGCCAGTGGCGTCATTCCCAACTTCCACGACCAACTGGCCAAGAAAGGGATTATCCTGCCCTTCGAACTCTTTGGCGTCGACAACAACATGGACATTCTCTAG
- a CDS encoding type II secretion system F family protein yields the protein MSIELIFLGCVFAAVLLLSQALFLPVYRPQRGDTKVIKERLKQLAKEKGDDEENLSLLRRNRLQKTSALGRQLESYAFIQNLSFKLEQSGSAYLGHQYLMMALFSALVLTTLCWMFTNDMLFCIITAVLTITLFHMKLNRDFDKRMEAIETQFPEALDILRRGLQAGYAFSDSIKLVYEEMEGPLAFEFKLMFADINYGKDTKRALLRFIERVPSVSAMAFSSAVQVQKETGGNLAENMKNLSRIIRQRFTFKRKVKSMSAEGRMSAWVLVLMPLGLFAFLFLTSPSYARELTDSPDGHRLMIYGALGMLIGTYWIGRLIRIEV from the coding sequence ATGAGCATTGAACTGATCTTCCTCGGCTGCGTGTTCGCCGCCGTACTGCTGCTCTCCCAAGCCTTGTTCCTGCCTGTGTACCGCCCCCAGCGGGGCGACACCAAGGTGATCAAGGAGCGGCTAAAGCAGTTGGCCAAGGAGAAAGGAGACGACGAGGAGAATCTGTCTCTGCTCAGGCGCAACCGACTGCAGAAGACCTCAGCCCTGGGCCGGCAGCTGGAAAGCTACGCCTTCATCCAGAACCTGTCATTCAAACTGGAACAATCCGGGTCCGCCTATCTGGGCCACCAGTATCTGATGATGGCCCTGTTTTCCGCCCTGGTGCTCACCACCCTCTGCTGGATGTTCACCAATGACATGCTGTTTTGCATCATCACGGCAGTACTGACCATCACCCTGTTCCACATGAAGCTCAACCGGGATTTCGATAAACGTATGGAGGCGATTGAGACTCAGTTTCCCGAAGCCCTGGACATCCTGCGCCGGGGTCTGCAGGCCGGCTACGCCTTCTCCGACTCCATCAAACTGGTGTACGAGGAGATGGAGGGCCCCCTGGCCTTCGAGTTCAAGCTGATGTTTGCCGACATCAACTACGGCAAGGACACTAAGCGGGCGCTGCTGCGCTTCATCGAGCGAGTCCCCTCTGTCTCCGCCATGGCCTTCTCCTCTGCGGTGCAGGTGCAGAAGGAGACCGGCGGTAACCTGGCAGAGAACATGAAAAACCTCTCTCGCATCATCCGTCAGCGCTTCACCTTCAAGCGCAAGGTGAAATCCATGTCGGCTGAGGGACGCATGTCCGCCTGGGTACTGGTGCTGATGCCCCTGGGCCTGTTTGCCTTCCTGTTTCTGACCTCACCTAGCTACGCCAGAGAGCTGACCGACAGCCCCGATGGCCACCGACTGATGATATATGGCGCCCTGGGCATGCTCATCGGCACCTACTGGATTGGCCGACTGATTCGCATTGAGGTGTAA
- a CDS encoding type II secretion system F family protein, producing MDYLLSLITEQLNDPTQALYVVYAIAAAAGVTLALGIGQILSGLYSPTRKRLAQLKMQEGPQVTMEQDFDQSLEHGLSGKKHQELIGRFAFGNEDTRKRLIHSGFHSNSALAIYNGCRILLFVGAAIGSLYLLKAFPDTSRTILFYGIAVMMGAAFILPSMVLDHLANRRMRKLKVGFPDALDLLVVCCEAGLGLLAALNRVATEIRLSHFQLSEELHLVCQKSRAGLPLNVALQEFAERTGLEDIQGLNGSITQSMRLGTGIAETLRVYSEEYREKRIQAAEEMAGKLGVKMMFPMIFCIWPSFFIVAIGPAMLKLAEVWDVAF from the coding sequence ATGGACTATCTGTTAAGCCTGATCACCGAACAACTCAACGATCCCACTCAGGCGCTGTATGTGGTCTACGCCATCGCCGCCGCCGCCGGGGTCACCCTGGCCTTAGGCATCGGCCAGATCCTCAGCGGCCTCTATTCTCCGACCCGCAAGCGCCTGGCTCAGTTGAAGATGCAAGAGGGCCCTCAGGTCACTATGGAGCAGGACTTTGACCAGTCCCTGGAGCATGGCCTCTCCGGCAAGAAGCACCAGGAGCTGATTGGCCGCTTCGCCTTCGGCAACGAAGACACACGTAAGCGACTGATCCATTCGGGCTTTCACTCCAATAGTGCCCTGGCCATCTACAACGGCTGTCGTATTCTGCTGTTTGTGGGCGCCGCCATCGGCTCCCTCTATCTGCTCAAGGCCTTCCCCGACACCTCCAGGACCATCCTCTTCTATGGCATCGCCGTGATGATGGGGGCGGCATTCATCCTGCCCTCCATGGTGCTGGACCATTTGGCCAATCGACGGATGCGCAAGCTCAAGGTGGGCTTCCCTGATGCCCTGGATCTGTTGGTGGTCTGCTGCGAAGCCGGGCTGGGATTGCTGGCGGCACTGAACCGGGTCGCCACCGAGATTCGCCTCAGCCACTTCCAGCTCTCCGAAGAGCTACACCTGGTCTGCCAGAAGTCGCGTGCCGGTTTGCCATTGAACGTCGCCCTGCAGGAGTTCGCCGAGCGCACCGGCCTGGAGGACATCCAGGGGCTGAACGGGTCCATTACCCAGAGCATGCGCCTGGGTACTGGTATTGCTGAAACATTAAGGGTTTACTCTGAAGAGTATCGTGAAAAACGGATTCAGGCGGCGGAAGAGATGGCCGGAAAGCTGGGAGTGAAGATGATGTTCCCCATGATCTTCTGTATCTGGCCCTCCTTCTTTATCGTGGCCATCGGCCCGGCGATGCTCAAACTGGCTGAAGTTTGGGATGTGGCTTTCTAG
- a CDS encoding tetratricopeptide repeat protein produces the protein MKRITLIPAIALALTLAGCATAPNKETAPQANPAELVAKAEKAVKRGQLDNALSHYLQALEQKPGDPAILMEIGAIQTQLGHTEYALKAFTDVLEQQPDNVEALTSLGLHKLNVGENEQALIYLNKAADLDQLRLLTQSAQVVVGEDAPLQPLDESSPLRCYNALGILKDLSGEYGQARDYYRLVLARAPSAANVLTNIGYSYYLDGNLRQAEIHLRQAVQKQPDFKRAWNNLGLVYARMKHYKRALVALKQVMPEADALNDLGYFAMLEGRYGDAQELFWKAIDASPIYFAKAQDNLEKLRELQGKATAGANHYRPVSLLLEAKYKAEISAEPIDSTSNK, from the coding sequence ATGAAAAGAATAACTTTGATACCCGCAATCGCCCTGGCGCTCACCCTGGCCGGATGCGCCACGGCCCCTAATAAAGAGACGGCCCCCCAGGCCAATCCGGCGGAGTTGGTGGCCAAAGCTGAGAAAGCGGTCAAGCGGGGCCAACTGGACAATGCCCTGTCCCACTATCTTCAGGCACTGGAACAAAAACCCGGCGATCCGGCCATCCTGATGGAGATTGGCGCAATCCAGACCCAGCTGGGTCACACCGAATACGCCTTAAAAGCCTTCACCGATGTGCTGGAGCAGCAACCGGACAACGTCGAGGCCCTCACCTCGCTGGGGCTGCACAAACTCAATGTGGGGGAGAATGAGCAGGCGCTCATCTACCTCAACAAGGCCGCCGATCTGGACCAACTGAGGTTGCTGACCCAAAGCGCTCAGGTGGTCGTCGGTGAAGACGCTCCCCTGCAACCCCTGGATGAAAGCTCACCGCTTCGCTGCTACAACGCCCTGGGCATCCTGAAAGATCTCAGCGGCGAATACGGCCAGGCACGGGATTACTACCGCCTGGTGCTCGCCAGGGCTCCCTCTGCCGCCAACGTACTCACCAACATCGGTTACTCCTACTACCTGGATGGCAACCTGCGCCAGGCAGAGATCCACCTGAGGCAGGCGGTGCAGAAACAGCCTGACTTCAAACGGGCCTGGAACAACCTGGGACTGGTGTACGCCAGGATGAAGCACTACAAACGTGCGCTGGTGGCCCTGAAGCAGGTGATGCCTGAGGCCGATGCCCTTAACGATCTCGGCTACTTTGCCATGCTCGAAGGCCGCTATGGAGACGCTCAGGAGCTGTTCTGGAAGGCGATAGACGCCTCCCCCATCTACTTCGCCAAGGCTCAGGACAACCTGGAAAAACTCAGGGAGCTCCAGGGCAAAGCCACCGCCGGTGCCAACCATTACCGGCCGGTCAGCCTGTTGCTGGAAGCCAAATACAAGGCGGAGATCAGCGCCGAACCCATCGATTCCACCTCCAATAAATAG
- a CDS encoding YciI family protein encodes MWYMIYSEDVENSLPLRKEARPAHLARLQQLKEEGRLFAAGPLPAVDAEDPGEAGFTGSLVIADFDSLEAAQAWADADPYIDAGVYAKSTIKPYKLVLP; translated from the coding sequence ATGTGGTACATGATCTACTCCGAGGACGTTGAGAACAGCCTCCCACTGCGCAAAGAAGCTCGCCCGGCGCACCTGGCCCGACTGCAGCAACTGAAAGAGGAAGGCCGCCTGTTCGCCGCCGGTCCCCTGCCCGCCGTTGATGCGGAAGATCCAGGCGAAGCGGGTTTCACCGGCTCCCTGGTTATCGCTGACTTTGACTCCCTGGAGGCCGCTCAGGCCTGGGCCGATGCCGATCCCTACATCGATGCCGGTGTCTACGCCAAGTCCACCATCAAGCCTTACAAACTGGTACTGCCCTAA
- the xthA gene encoding exodeoxyribonuclease III, with translation MKFVSFNINGIRARLHQLQALIDTHQPDVIGLQEIKVDDPQFPLEQVQEMGYHVVHHGQKGHYGVALLTRTPPREVQKGWTTDDDAAQKRMIMATVDGPDGEPIRVLNGYFPQGENRSHETKFPAKQKFYSDLMEHLGQHHSPDDNLVVMGDINISPTDRDIGIGEANAKRWLKTGKCSFLPEEREWLSKLVGWGLTDSFRYLHPEIDDRFSWFDYRSKGFDDNRGLRIDVILTSESLTKRLIQSDVDYDLRGIEKPSDHAPIWTTIK, from the coding sequence ATGAAGTTCGTGTCATTTAATATCAATGGCATTCGGGCTCGGCTGCATCAACTGCAGGCGCTGATCGATACCCATCAACCGGATGTGATCGGTCTGCAGGAGATCAAGGTGGACGACCCTCAATTCCCCCTGGAACAGGTTCAGGAGATGGGGTACCACGTCGTCCACCACGGTCAGAAGGGTCACTATGGAGTGGCCCTTCTTACTCGTACTCCTCCTCGTGAGGTGCAGAAAGGCTGGACCACGGATGACGACGCCGCACAGAAACGGATGATCATGGCCACCGTTGATGGCCCCGACGGAGAACCGATACGGGTGCTCAACGGCTACTTCCCTCAGGGGGAGAACCGCAGCCATGAAACCAAATTCCCCGCCAAGCAAAAGTTCTACTCCGACCTGATGGAACACCTTGGCCAACATCACTCGCCAGATGATAACCTAGTGGTGATGGGAGACATCAACATCAGCCCCACCGACCGGGATATCGGCATCGGCGAAGCCAACGCCAAGCGTTGGTTAAAGACCGGAAAGTGTTCCTTTCTTCCAGAAGAAAGAGAATGGTTAAGCAAATTAGTGGGTTGGGGCTTAACGGACAGCTTCAGATATCTACATCCTGAAATTGACGACCGTTTCAGTTGGTTTGACTACCGTTCAAAGGGCTTCGATGATAACAGAGGGTTACGCATTGATGTGATCCTTACCAGCGAATCTTTGACGAAAAGGTTAATCCAGTCGGATGTGGATTATGATCTCAGGGGAATTGAAAAGCCCTCCGATCACGCTCCCATCTGGACCACCATTAAATGA
- a CDS encoding ACT domain-containing protein, with protein sequence MKTRTIATVTGADRSGLLNLLAKLTRQMDGVWTASKVIHMGGQVAIMLDITLPDSNIKELKERFEAVHRLHCVFNDPPQETPHEHLLALHVDADDRVGLIRDITAAVHEMDIDITSFNSVRLAAGGMGNTVFTASLELAAPSQIDAKVLVDKIESLEGNIRAEAEAA encoded by the coding sequence ATGAAAACCAGAACCATAGCAACCGTAACCGGTGCCGACCGCAGCGGGCTGCTCAATCTGCTTGCCAAACTTACTCGCCAAATGGACGGCGTCTGGACCGCCAGCAAGGTGATCCACATGGGTGGCCAGGTGGCCATCATGCTGGACATCACCCTGCCCGACTCCAACATCAAAGAGCTGAAGGAGCGTTTTGAAGCGGTCCATCGGCTCCACTGCGTCTTCAACGATCCTCCGCAAGAGACCCCTCACGAGCATCTGCTGGCCCTGCACGTGGATGCCGACGACAGGGTCGGCCTGATTCGGGACATCACCGCCGCCGTCCACGAGATGGACATCGACATCACCAGCTTCAACAGCGTACGCCTTGCCGCCGGCGGCATGGGCAACACCGTCTTCACCGCCTCCCTGGAGCTGGCCGCTCCCAGCCAGATAGACGCCAAGGTGCTGGTCGACAAGATTGAAAGCCTGGAAGGCAACATCCGCGCCGAGGCCGAAGCCGCCTGA
- a CDS encoding DUF3360 family protein has protein sequence MRDVENSTYSELHKPSSEFDSRSDYLDHELQIMKPRRWGLNLPGRDFRFEWEDLVPAIAGTIGITVMYSAVMAAWGSGLTEKWDHVNLGAEWAIEVVRVEMLIPALLFCILGSGFLNPRANLAGNHGPMIPLIGAIALAGAHPLALAILLGVFGLLLSYFKGGSKLVNLTGEGVAGGLLVYLGAMGSMGQIGSLFTWAEGLQAKHALDYSLSHVALMILAVNIVVYSVLARMGKRWLAIPLCSIAAVLIAFLFGAGLDLEFVTSPGLPNLNPWYWWGSTETGWQLGLPNMQHFIASLPFAILAVAMWSPDFLGHRIFQELNYPKGTDKVLMDVDDTMTCCSIRQMVGTGFGGGNITSSWGTYMIPAAIAKRPIPAGAILLGTLCIVVAIIGYPMDITVWRPVMSIALLVGVFLPLLEAGMQMVKDTKDSQSAGICIFASIVVNPVFAWALTMLLDNNGLIGDKERAKKLSFMDRLVIPAGAFIICVAAMLAVGMLPGVPALL, from the coding sequence ATGCGGGACGTAGAAAACTCGACTTATAGCGAGTTGCACAAGCCTAGCAGTGAATTTGACAGCCGTTCAGACTATCTGGACCACGAGCTGCAAATCATGAAGCCACGTCGCTGGGGTCTGAACCTTCCGGGTCGTGACTTCCGTTTTGAGTGGGAAGATCTGGTACCAGCCATCGCCGGTACCATCGGTATTACCGTAATGTACTCTGCGGTAATGGCCGCCTGGGGTTCGGGCCTGACTGAAAAGTGGGACCACGTGAACCTGGGCGCCGAGTGGGCCATTGAAGTGGTCCGCGTGGAGATGCTGATCCCCGCACTGCTGTTCTGTATTCTGGGTTCCGGTTTCCTGAACCCCAGAGCGAACCTGGCCGGTAACCACGGCCCCATGATCCCTCTGATTGGTGCCATCGCTCTGGCGGGTGCTCACCCTCTGGCCCTGGCTATCCTGCTGGGTGTTTTCGGTCTGCTGCTTAGTTACTTCAAGGGGGGGTCGAAACTCGTTAACCTCACCGGAGAAGGGGTTGCCGGCGGTCTGCTGGTGTACCTGGGGGCCATGGGCTCCATGGGCCAGATCGGTTCCCTGTTCACCTGGGCTGAAGGTCTGCAGGCCAAGCACGCCCTGGACTACAGCCTGAGCCACGTTGCCCTGATGATCCTGGCGGTAAACATCGTTGTTTACTCCGTGCTGGCCCGCATGGGCAAGCGCTGGCTGGCGATTCCTCTGTGCTCCATCGCTGCGGTTCTGATCGCCTTCCTGTTTGGCGCTGGCCTGGACCTGGAGTTCGTAACCTCTCCTGGTCTGCCTAACCTGAACCCATGGTACTGGTGGGGCTCCACCGAGACCGGTTGGCAACTGGGTCTGCCTAACATGCAGCACTTCATCGCCTCTCTGCCTTTCGCCATCCTGGCGGTAGCCATGTGGTCTCCTGACTTCCTGGGTCACCGTATCTTCCAGGAGCTGAACTATCCTAAGGGCACCGACAAGGTACTGATGGACGTTGATGACACCATGACCTGCTGCTCCATCCGTCAGATGGTGGGCACCGGCTTCGGTGGCGGTAACATCACCTCCTCCTGGGGTACCTACATGATCCCTGCGGCCATCGCCAAGCGTCCTATCCCCGCTGGTGCGATTCTGCTGGGTACCCTGTGTATTGTGGTTGCCATCATCGGCTACCCAATGGACATCACCGTATGGCGTCCTGTTATGTCCATCGCTCTGCTGGTAGGTGTATTCCTGCCTCTGCTGGAAGCGGGCATGCAGATGGTTAAAGACACCAAGGACTCTCAGTCCGCTGGTATCTGTATCTTTGCCTCCATCGTGGTTAACCCTGTATTCGCCTGGGCCCTGACCATGCTGCTGGACAACAACGGTCTGATCGGTGACAAAGAGCGCGCCAAGAAGCTGTCCTTCATGGACCGCCTGGTTATCCCTGCCGGCGCCTTCATCATCTGTGTTGCCGCCATGCTGGCTGTTGGTATGCTGCCTGGCGTACCTGCCCTGCTGTAA
- the panF gene encoding sodium/pantothenate symporter, translated as MNPILISILVYLAATLLVSRLAARRASAGQEFSRNHFLGGQFMGGGILALSLVATYTSASSYIGGPGAAYKFGLGWVLLAVIQVPVALLTLGVLGPRLWHLARETGAVTILDILRNRYQNRWLLWLSGASLVAGFLGMIVVQFTSGARLLSVVAEIPYTTSLLLFVSTVVIYTLWGGFRAVSYTDAIQGLVMLMGMFALLIGVLGQGGGMTNLTEQMAQIDPGLIAPHGPDGFISWPFLFSFWVLVCFGTIGLPHTVIRVMAARDGQAIARAMVLGTLVTALVTLMPHLAGALGRPLVPEISSPDEIIPTLMVQLFPAWMAGLMLAAPVAAVMSSVDSMLLQTTSTLVRDLAMQGRSLTQTQMKWLTRLTTFGVALACTLMALDPPQMIIWLNMAAFGALQVVFLWPLVLGLFWKQARGEAALAAMVAGLATYLPLTFLKIKLLTLHAIVPALVISLLAFVLVQGVAGRLKLSSRS; from the coding sequence GTGAATCCCATACTGATCTCCATTCTGGTCTACCTGGCCGCGACTCTGCTGGTGTCCCGCCTGGCTGCGCGCCGCGCCAGTGCTGGCCAGGAGTTCTCCCGCAACCATTTCCTGGGGGGACAATTTATGGGGGGAGGGATCCTGGCCCTCTCCCTGGTGGCCACCTACACCAGTGCCAGCTCCTATATAGGAGGGCCAGGTGCCGCCTACAAGTTTGGCCTCGGCTGGGTGCTTCTGGCCGTGATCCAGGTCCCAGTGGCCCTGTTGACCTTAGGTGTCCTGGGTCCCAGATTATGGCATCTGGCCCGTGAAACCGGTGCGGTCACCATTTTGGACATACTCAGAAACCGGTATCAGAACCGTTGGTTACTCTGGTTGTCCGGCGCCAGCCTGGTGGCGGGCTTCCTGGGAATGATTGTGGTGCAGTTCACCAGCGGTGCCCGCTTGCTCAGTGTGGTGGCCGAGATCCCCTATACCACCTCTTTACTGTTGTTCGTCTCCACCGTGGTGATCTACACCCTGTGGGGCGGGTTCAGGGCGGTCAGTTACACCGACGCCATTCAGGGGCTGGTGATGTTGATGGGGATGTTTGCTTTGCTCATCGGCGTACTGGGGCAGGGGGGCGGCATGACCAACCTGACTGAACAGATGGCCCAGATCGATCCGGGGCTGATTGCCCCCCATGGCCCAGATGGCTTTATCTCATGGCCCTTCCTGTTCTCCTTCTGGGTGCTGGTGTGCTTTGGCACCATAGGCCTGCCGCATACGGTGATTCGGGTGATGGCCGCCCGCGACGGCCAAGCCATTGCCCGCGCCATGGTGCTGGGAACCCTGGTGACCGCCCTGGTGACCCTGATGCCGCACCTGGCCGGTGCCCTGGGCCGCCCTCTGGTGCCTGAGATCAGCAGCCCGGATGAGATCATCCCCACCCTGATGGTGCAGCTGTTCCCAGCCTGGATGGCGGGGCTGATGCTGGCGGCGCCGGTGGCGGCGGTGATGTCCTCGGTGGACTCCATGTTGCTGCAGACCACCTCCACCCTGGTCCGCGACCTGGCGATGCAGGGGCGCAGCCTGACTCAGACGCAGATGAAGTGGCTGACCCGGCTGACCACCTTCGGGGTGGCCCTGGCCTGTACCCTGATGGCCCTGGACCCGCCACAGATGATCATCTGGCTGAATATGGCGGCCTTCGGTGCCCTGCAGGTGGTGTTCCTCTGGCCTCTGGTGCTTGGGCTGTTCTGGAAGCAGGCCAGGGGCGAGGCGGCGCTGGCGGCCATGGTGGCCGGACTGGCGACCTATCTGCCGCTGACCTTTTTGAAGATCAAGCTGCTGACCCTGCACGCCATAGTGCCGGCCCTGGTGATCTCTCTGCTGGCCTTTGTGCTGGTTCAGGGAGTGGCGGGGCGGTTGAAGCTGTCGTCGAGAAGCTAG
- a CDS encoding DUF997 family protein, with translation MKYKQLPDRLTAKALGLTLAYVLLWLAGPLLLDGAGQFWGLPLWFWFSCLMAPFGLVLAAYMMLLRRR, from the coding sequence TTGAAATATAAACAATTACCCGACAGGTTGACCGCCAAGGCGTTGGGTTTGACCCTGGCCTATGTGCTGCTTTGGCTGGCCGGGCCCCTTCTGTTGGATGGGGCGGGCCAGTTCTGGGGCCTGCCCCTGTGGTTCTGGTTTTCCTGCCTGATGGCCCCCTTCGGGCTGGTGCTGGCGGCCTATATGATGTTGTTGAGGCGCCGCTGA